The following coding sequences are from one Acipenser ruthenus chromosome 7, fAciRut3.2 maternal haplotype, whole genome shotgun sequence window:
- the LOC117415829 gene encoding leucine-rich repeat, immunoglobulin-like domain and transmembrane domain-containing protein 1 translates to MFLSLSWFCCLALGGLPLVCSSCISHCSCFYHNLSDGSKARSVLCNDPEISSVPVNFPLDTSKLRIEKTAIKRVPSEAFHYLSNLEFLWMSFNSLSTVNADSFRGLYNLEELRMDGNALTYFPWESIADMPNLRLLDLHNNQLTSMPSEAMVYMKNITYLDLSSNYLVTVPSELMATWLSVKPTQGAYIDNSKIILGLHDNPWFCDCQLYDLVNFLKSPSSSVAFIDGRLRCSEPESLSGVLFSEVEPRQCQMSTVHTAVARVKTPVGNNVLLRCSTIGVPIPEFTWKRLDGKQLNGTVQQEISKEGIIWSIFSIPAVSYHDSGKYVCRATNFVGSAEAIISLVITDVANAENQTTTPTKKTWIRRPNGVGKAAYQEKLVARYVVPTTTSQTPNIKPLGYTEMYAELENHSIAKSGINGQTSDPNSSNGPQDRNKTNMSSLSANASSLQQELERVVRSVKIIGDTDHTVTLTWRAPTAKNTTIFSVLYAIFGERDMRRINVGPSKNRITIDGLMPKTKYIACVCVKGLIPKKEQCVIFSTDEAASASGTQKLINVVVITVACVIAVPLTLIVCCGALKRRCIKMFGRKAKDIQDSYVTFEALSPGPKAKGLEGEYLTRVNPEESNRLLSARSSLDSEATAKIEGQPNEYFC, encoded by the exons GAGTGTTCTCTGTAACGACCCGGAGATATCTTCAGTACCAGTGAACTTTCCTTTAGATACCTCCAAATTACGAATTGAGAAGACAGCTATTAAGAGGGTTCCAAGTGAAGCCTTTCATTACCTCTCTAACCTGGAGTTTCTCTGGATGTCCTTTAATTCTCTGTCGACTGTAAATGCGGACAGTTTCCGTGGTCTGTATAATCTAGAGGAGCTAAGAATGGATGGCAATGCCCTCACTTATTTTCCCTGGGAATCAATCGCTGACATGCCTAACCTACGGCTACTTGATTTGCACAACAATCAACTTACTTCTATGCCATCAGAGGCAATGGTTTACATGAAAAACATCACATACTTGGATCTATCCAGCAATTATTTGGTTACTGTACCTTCAGAACTAATGGCAACTTGGCTGAGCGTGAAGCCAACCCAAGGTGCCTACATTGACAATTCAAAGATTATTCTAG GCCTCCATGACAACCCCTGGTTTTGTGACTGTCAGCTTTATGATCTGGTCAATTTTCTGAAGTCTCCATCATCTTCAGTGGCATTTATAGATGGCAGACTGAGATGTTCTGAACCCGAGAGTCTCTCTGGAGTCTTATTTAGTGAGGTTGAACCGAGGCAATGCCAAATGTCAACAGTACACACTGCTGTTGCCCGAGTAAAGACTCCGGTGGGTAACAATGTACTACTCCGATGTAGCACCATTGGAGTACCAATCCCAGAGTTCACATGGAAAAGACTTGATGGAAAACAACTGAATGGGACAG tgcAACAGGAAATCTCAAAAGAGGGGATCATTTGGTCTATATTTAGTATACCTGCTGTATCATATCATGACTCTGGCAAATATGTCTGCAGAGCAACAAACTTTGTGGGGAGTGCCGAAGCTATAATTTCTCTCGTGATAACGGATGTTGCAAATGCTGAAAATCAAACCACTAcccccacaaaaaaaacatggattAGGAGACCAAATGGAGTGGGGAAAGCTGCTTACCAAGAAAAGCTGGTGGCTAGGTATGTCGTTCCAACCACAacttcacaaacaccaaacattAAGCCCCTTGGTTATACTGAAATGTATGCAGAACTAGAAAATCATAGCATCGCTAAAAGTGGAATAAATGGACAGACATCTGACCCAAACAGTAGCAATGGCCCACAGGATAGGAACAAAACTAATATGAGCAGCCTTTCAGCAAACGCTTCTTCCCTCCAACAGGAGCTGGAACGAGTGGTTAGGTCAGTAAAGATAATTGGGGACACTGATCATACAGTTACTTTGACCTGGAGAGCTCCTACAGCCAAAAACACCACCATATTTAGTGTCCTGTATGCTATCTTTGGAGAAAGGGACATGCGCAGAATTAATGTCGGCCCAAGCAAGAACAGGATCACCATTGATGGACTCATGCCAAAGACAAAGTACATTGCCTGTGTGTGCGTCAAAGGGCTGATCCCCAAAAAAGAGCAGTGCGTAATCTTCTCAACAGATGAAGCTGCCAGTGCTAGTGGAACCCAAAAGCTCATCAATGTAGTTGTAATCACTGTTGCCTGTGTAATAGCCGTGCCCCTGACACTGATCGTCTGCTGCGGGGCACTGAAAAGGCGCTGCATAAAGATGTTTGGGAGAAAGGCGAAAGATATCCAAGACTCTTATGTCACATTTGAAGCTTTGTCCCCAGGCCCCAAGGCAAAGGGTCTGGAAGGTGAATATCTGACAAGAGTCAACCCAGAAGAGTCTAACCGTCTTCTCTCAGCCAGGTCCAGTCTGGATTCAGAAGCCACTGCTAAAATTGAAGGGCAGCCCAATGAGTATTTCTGTTGA